DNA sequence from the Methanolobus psychrophilus R15 genome:
AGAAGTATATTCTATGTTCTGAGGAAAATCAGGTTCGCCTTTTTGGGCAATCACATAATCCACCAGATGGGGATCCGAACCTCCGCACCACTCCACACACAATTTGTCTTCATGTGCGATATATGCGACACAAACGGGACATATAAATGCAGATAACTGCCGTAGTAGCAGCAAGCCGTAAATAGAAGCGTTAAAATGGAAAAGCTGAAAAACATCTCCAGTGGGATTGAAAGCCTTGACGAACTGCTGGGAGGCTTTAAGTCACCTTCCACACTGCTGATAGCAGGGACAGCAGGAGTCGGAAAGAGCATAATGTCCCTCCAGATGCTGTCGCAGGCGGCCAGGAACGGGGAAAAGACACTTTATATCCCGATAACAACCGAAAAGGCGCATAAGCTGAAGATGTACCATTCAACGCTTGAATTTTTTGACGATTCTTTCCATGTGCATGCCATAAACCGTCAGATATCAGAGAAAGACCCTCTTACAACATTGATAGATATTGGCAATGTAATAGAATCTGTCAAGCCAGACAGACTTGTCATAGATCCTATAACACCTCTTGGCTTCGGATTCGTCGAACAGGAACGCAGGCGTTTCTTCTACACCCTGGATTCAATGTTGCAGGAAAGAGACATGCTTACCCTGCTCGTAGGAGAACTGGTCTGGGAAGAACTGCACAGATCGGTTGTCAGCCACCTATCTGACGGCATAATATACCTTTCCCGCTCAGACACCGGCTCAAGAGCAGACCACTATCTTGAATTCATAAAAATGAGAGGGATCGATCCCGGTAAACGGTCAGAGATCACGTCCTGCAAATATCTCTATGACATTACATCAAGCGGCTTTACTGTTTACCCTCACCTTAAACCTGAAAAGGATTTCATGCTGGATGACTCGCGCGTCGAGGCAGGTATCCCAGGCCTTGACAGCATGCTCGGCGGAGGAATGATCAGGTACAGCAGCACCCTGGTTGCAGGAAGACCCGGCACCGGGAAAAAGATATTTGGGCTTCAGTATATATATCACGGCCTTGAAAGAGGCGAGCTCGGACTGATAGTAACATTCGAGGATTCACCCCATCAATTGCTCATGGATGCTAAAAAGATGGGCTGGAACCTGAAGCAATATGAAGAAAAGGGATTACTCCGCTTCATCTGCACCAATCCTGCCAATACCTATCCTGCTGAGCACTCCCTCCGTATAAAGAGCAATATAGAAGATGCCAAAATAACAAGGGTATTCTTTGATGGCATCAATAACCTGGAGATGGCCATACCCGATCATCTGAAATTGCGCGGATATCTGCATTCCCTCACAAGCTACCTCAAAAGCAAGAATATTACCTCACTCTTCACAACAGATACAGAGTCCTGTGAGTTCCCGGGAGACGAAAAGATAGATTTTGCCTACCTGATGGATTCAGTTGTGGTCCTTCACGGCTCCAACGCAAACAGTCGCATGTATATGTATATAACGAAATCAAGAGGTACCAGGCATAAAAACGCAGTAAGGGAATATTCCATCACTGAAGAGGGCATCAAACTGCGCACTGACACCCTTATCGGATAGCCTTCTATTCCGGACTGGTAAAAGCCGGGAAATATTTAAAAGAAAAATGCAGAGGATCAGATAGCTCGTATCCGTTTTTCTACAGAATCACCAAGCTCTGTTAAGCCATAAAACCCATTTTCCTGTTTAATGAGACCCTTTTCCAGCATCTCATCAATTATCTTTTTGACGGAAGGGCTTGCTACATGCATATTCTTTGCCAGTCTGTCCACATCCAGGTCATGTTTTGAACCCAGAAGGGAAAGTAATTTTTGTCTATTCTTGTTTCCAGTCACAAATCCGATCATATCTTCCATTTTATCCTCACATCCAATATTGGCGACATAGTATAATTATGTTCTCGCTTCGATGCTTGCTCCCACAATAATGCCTCAAGGATACATTTATAAACTGTTATGTGTATGTAGGTGTGGCGGGCTAGTCCGGGTAGGCCGGCGTTACCTGTAACCCGAAATCGCCGATATGCGGGGGACGAAGCCAAGAGAAGATGCCTGGATCATTTTCAAACCTGTGATCTCAACTGAGAAGCCCCGTCCTGTTTGGATGGTGCTGGTATAAGGGCTTGTTGGAGAACTTGTTCGTATACCTTAACTGCGGGAACCAGTTCAGGACCGGAAGGGAGCAGACCTACCGTGGGCAACTATCGCTTGCAGGGCTGCGGGGTGGAGAAGAGGCCACAGATCATTTGGAGATGTGAAGGACAGCAACTTGCGGCATGCTCGTCACTCATATTCCAGAAACATTAAATACCTTGCTTACATTTAGGGACGCATTCTGATAGTGTCGAGATAGCCAAGCCCGGTATGGCGCAGGATTGCTAATCCTGTGGTGCCCTGCACCGCGGGGGTTCGAATCCCCCTCTCGTCGTTTTTCTTTTTAAAGGGTTTGTGCAACAAGCCGAAAATGACTAATGATATGAACTCATATTCAGCAACATCATGTCAGAGAAAATTCCCCTTCCAGTTTTAAACATCCATCCTGGGAACCAGACTAAGAAAAGCGGATCCTGTAACTCATGCGGCACAGGAGGCTGCAGGGGTGGCTTTGGAATAAAGCAGGGCTCTGAAAAGGAAGAGGCATTCAAGGTAATTTTCCTGTACGTTGCAATGGGAATCATAATGTTCGTAGCTGCTTACGGAATAATGAGACTGCTGTCACTCATCAGTGGATGAGATCATTCTTCCGCTTTAGTCGGGATTCCCATTCTTCCTGTTTTTGCTTTTGCTTCTGCCTCGTCACCTGTCAAGGGATATCGCTTGACCCTGCCGCAGTTCATGCATGTGATCGTCAGGCGCCCGCTTTTCAGGCGGACCCTGCAATTGCCCCCTGGAGAGAGGAAAGAACCGCACCCTTTGCACAGTTTCCTTTTCAGCCCCTGAGGAAGGCTCACACGATAACGCATTCCTATCCTTTTCGCAAGAGAAACATACCTGTTGCTTCTTGCAGGACTCTCAGCATATTCCCTGCCTGCTACCTCAAAGAGATAGGATATCCTCTCGTATGCTATGTCCTTTGCTACTGCTTTGTTCTTCTGCCTGTGTTTTGCCATAGGTACATTCCTCATAGCGGGTCAAGGATCAGGACATCTGTATCGGGTGCTTTTGATCGGACCAGTTCTGCAAACTTTTCGGGATTCACATCCCCGGCCTCCGGGCTATAATGCATGGGTATGACCATCTTTGGAGAAAGTAAAACTGCAGCTTTAGCTGCTTTCTCTTCATCCATAGGAGATGTGCCGCCTATAGGAAGAAGCGCAACATCGACTGATAAGTCTTCCATTCCGTGTATGATGCCTGTGTCACCTGCATGATATATTCGTATGCCACCTACTTCGACAATGTAACCAACCCCTCCTTCAGCAGGTTTGGGAATCTCTTTCCCGACATAAGCAGGAACTACCTCTATCCCCACGCCTTTTATGGAGAGCTCCCCTACCAGAGAATCCCCTGCAGTGACCCTTCTTGCATCTCCCCTGAATTCCAGGCTGACACTTTCAGGGACAAGGGTGGTAGCATCGGGCTTGCGGACTTTTCGTATAGAATCCGGATGGCAGTGCTCATCATGCTCCTGCGTTATCAGGAGTATATCTGCCATATCCTCGAAAGGAATATCATCGGCAGGGAGATAAGGATCTATATAGATCACCCGGTCATCCCCTTTGATCATAAAGCCTGCATGACCTAACCAGTTAATAATTACATTGCCAATTGTTGTGCTGCTCAAATTATCACTTCATCATATTTTGTTCCCTTAAACGACATCCGATTACAGGAGGTCCTATTGATTCCCTTATACAAGGTTTTCTTTATACACAGATGACGACACAATATGCTTTAAATTTACTGAACATAATTGATTGCTAATGACAGCGCATATGATAAAAAGAATCCTCATTAAATATTGGAGCAAGCATGAGTGAAAAAAAGACAAACATACTTTGTTCTTTGGCAGATGCGGCAAGCAGGAATATCGAAGATAAACTAACCTCACTCCGGCAATGGAAAAGTGTAGACCTTCCCAAATCATGGGAAGGCCTCTCCCGTGTTCTTGAAAACAAAACCCATAGGATAATTGAGATCGAACAGCATCACATATACCAGGACAAAATCGACGAAAAGATGAAACTACATGGATATGACACTGATCTCATAATAGTTGCCTCCAAGCATAAAAGCAGCGATGGAAGGGCAGTCCTGACCGCACACTTCACAGGAAATGTTAAAAATGCGGATTTTGGAGGGAGACCTTTTGAGCTGTCGATACCAGCTCCCTTTGTCATGAGTTCCATTCTACGGAATATGCAACGTTTTGCAGATGGAACGGGATTTGAGGTAAATATGGAATCAACACACCACGGACCTACAGACATCAGCACCCCAATGGTGTATGCTGAGATAGGAAGTGGTGAAAAACAATGGTCAGACATCAGAGCAGCAGAAATAGTTGCAAAGGCAATACTTGAGGCACATCCGGAAAAGATGCCGGTAGCCATAGGGATTGGGGGAGGGCACTATGCAAGCAGACAGACAAAACTGCTGCTTGAAGAGAACATCACCTTCGGACATAACTTCCCGGATCACCAGCTAGGCGATATCGGCACAGACCTGATACAACAGGCTTTTGAAAAGTCAGAAGCGGATTTTGTATATTTTGACAGGAAATCCATGCCTTCTAAGGAAAGAGACAGAATACAGAACATTATCCGGGACCTTGGATATATAGCCCTGCGGGAAGGAGACATAAAAGAAATAAGAGGTCTGGATTGGGACTTGTTCCTGCAAGTCCGCAAAATGGCTGAGAAACTGTGCCCCGAAGGAAGGTTCAGTATCACCGAAGGCTTCCGGACATCAACAGCCAAGGAAATACGGGCAGGACAGCAGGTAAAGTTATGTGCCTCCAGGATAAATGAACAGTTGCTTCAGGAGACATCTTCAGTCGACAGGGAAGCAATGCAGACAGTGTTGGAGGAATTTGCGCCCATATATATTGAAAGAGGAAATGGCACCATATCCGGATATATACTGGGAGTCGGGGAACAGATGAAAATAACGACGCAGGATATCATAAATGAATGCATTAAAATACTAAAAGAGCATTATGAAGTTAAATATATTCCAGAGGAGAATCTAATTTATATAGTGACTGAAAATTTCAGTCCCGAAATGGCAAAGGGACTTGGTATCAGTCCGGGTCCTCTGTATGGAAAACTGGCAAATAAGGAAACGATCATAGTTAATGGGAAGATCATTGGACCGGAACTGGTCCATATGCGAAAGATTAAAGAAATCCCATTGACCATTCACTAACAATCACACCTGTAATTGAATACACGACTTCTGAGGGAAAAAAGATGAAATCCATAGTAGAAGAGGCACTGGCAAGGTCTGAACAGGAAGCACATCTTCGCAGCCCAGCTAAAACCCCTGATCACAGAGATATTAACGCTGAACTTGAAGAGATGTTGCGCGAGTTACAAACCAACATCAAGGTAATTGGTTGTGGCGGCGGCGGTTCGAACAGTACGCAAAGGATGGCGGACGAAGGAATAAAGGGAGCAGAACTGATTGCACTAAACACAGATGCTCAGCACCTCCTGCACATAAATGCCGACCGGAAGATACTCATTGGCAGGAAGAAGACAAGAGGTCTTGGAGCAGGCAGCCTCCCGCAGATCGGAGAGGATGCAGCTATTGAGAGTGTCGATGACATTGCCAGTGTGGTGCAGGGCAGTGACATGGTATTCATCACAGCCGGACTGGGAGGAGGAACCGGAACAGGTTCAGCCCCGGTTGTTGCAGAGGCGGCAAGGGACGCAGGCGCACTGACAATTGCCGTTGTAACACTGCCTTTCAGTGTTGAGGGACATGTCAGGCGCACTAATGCAGAAGCAGGTCTTGAAAGATTAAGAGACGTCGCTGATACTGTCATCGTCGTACCTAACGACAAACTGCTGGAAGTTGTTCCGAGATTGCCTTTGCAGGCAGCCTTCAAGGTTTCCGATGAAGTGCTGATGAGAGCCGTGAAAGGCATCACTGAACTGATCACAAAACCAGGCCTTGTCAACCTTGACTTTGCTGATGTCAGGACTGTGATGCAGAACGGTGGCGTTGCCATGATAGGTCTTGGCGAAGCAGAAGGGGAGGCAAAAGCAGTAGAATCCGTGCAGAAAGCACTCCGCAGTCCATTGTTGGATGTTGACATCTCAGGTGCTACATCGGCTCTTGTAAACGTCGTCGGCGGACCGGATATGACCATTGCCGAGGCAGAGAGCGTGGTACAGGAAGTATACAACAGGATAGATCCCGAAGCAAGGCTTATATGGGGTGCCCAGGTTGACAATTCCCTTGAGAACACTGTACGCACTATGATAGTTGTGACAGGAGTGAAGTCTCCACAGATATATGGCCACGGGGGAGCAAAGAACGTGACCAGAAGATATGGAATAGACTTTGTCAAATAATGGGTTCACCTGTTAAAGCACGTGATTGGACAGCACATAACTGCGCCGTCCAATCGAAAGGTATTTTATTATGTACGTTATTTAGATTCCGCCATAAACTTGTATTTGGCAGAGTATACAGAACAAGATTTTATAATATTATATAGTCGATTATCTATCCTTACTATCTCATCAAGCATAACCGGTTGTGAAGTATTTGGCAGAAGACTCGTTTGATATAAAAGAATTTAACAGTAATTTAGGCCAGACCCTGAAGTCTTACATCAGGGTGCTCAAGCTGACAAAGAAACCTTCCAGGGAAGAGTTCCTGACCATAGCGAAAGTTGCTGGATTGGGAATCCTTGCAATCGGGTTTGTTGGTTTCATAATATACGCGCTACTGGTAGAACTACCGAGAATGGTGTAAGCATGGCTGGAGATTCTGTGATATTTGTAGTTAAGACCACTGCAAACCAGGAGCGCTCAGTTGCAAACATGATCACCCAGGTAGCGCGCAAGGACCACCTGGATATAAGGGCCATAATCGCCCCTGACGAACTTAAAGGATACGTGCTTATTGAAGCTCCCGAGCCCGGTGTAGTGGAGCAGGCCATCCAGACCGTCCCCCATGCAAGGACCGTTGTAAAGGGCAGGTCAAGCATAGAGGAGATCTCACATTTCCTGACTCCCAAACCAACAGTTACAGGCATAACTGAAGGTGCAATCATTGAGATCACCTCCGGACCATTCAAAGGTGAGAGAGCTCGTGTCAAGAGAGTTGATGAGGGCCATGAGGAGATAACAGTTGAACTCTTCGATGCAGTCGTACCGATACCTATAACTATCCGTGGCGATACTGTAAGAGTCCTCAGGAAAGAAGAAGAAAATAATTCCTGATACAATTTATTTATAATCAAAATTTAATGGTGATGTTCAAATGGCAAATGTCGTTGAAGCACTGGTCCCAGGAGGCAAGGCAAACCCAGGACCACCACTTGGTCCGGCACTTGGTCCTCTCGGGATCAATGTAAAAGCCGTGATCGAAAAGATCAATGAGAAAACAAGAGATTACAACGGAATGCAAGTCCCCATCAAGGTAATAGTTGCTGCGGACAAGAGTTTCGAAATCGAAGTCGGTACACCCCCCACAGCTGCACTGATCCTGAAGGAACTTGGACTTGAAAAAGGTTCAGGTGCCTCCGGGAGCGTAATGGTGGGCGACCTGAAAATACCACAGGCTGCCAAGATAGCACGCATGAAAAAGGATGATGTATTAGCATATACCTTAAAAGCGGCTGTCAAGGAAGTCCTTGGAGCATGTGTACCAATGGGTGTTACCGCAGAAGGAATGCACGCCAAGGATTGTCAGAAAGCTATCGATGAAGGCAAGTTTGACGAAGTGCTGGCAGGCGAATCCTGGTAACCGGACTTAACACCAGATATAACCGATAGGTTTAAAACTGTTGTTTAAGTAAAAGGTGCCCGTCAGAGAGAGTTTCAGGCATATATCTGAAACTCTAAATAAGCCGTAGTAGACCGTAACGGTCCTGCCTGAACAGTTTGTTCAAACTACGGGAGGTAAAGAATGGCAGAGCAAAGTACAATAGAAGCTATTAACAGGTTATTTCAGGAGTCGCCGCAGCGTAAATTCGCTGAGAGCGTAGACCTGGCGATCAACCTGAAGAATCTTGACATGAGTCAGCCTAAAAACCGTGTCGACGAGGAAATCATATTACCGCATGGTTTAGGTAAAGACCTCAAGATCGCTGTTTTTGCAAAAGGAGAAGTAGGTCTCCAGGCAAAGGAAGCAGGCGTCAAGTATGTGTTCACGGATACAGACATCGCCGAGCTTGGAGCAGACAAGTCACGCGCAAGAACAATTGCCAATGAATGTGACTTCTTCATTGCTGAAGTTCAGTATATGGCCCAGATCGGTAAGAACCTGGGTGCGATCCTTGGTCCCAGAGGAAAGATGCCAATACCCTTGCCGCCTGGCAAGAATGTTGGAGATGTCGTAAGCAATGCAAAGAACTCTATCAGAATCAGGTCCAAAGACAGGCTTACATTCCACGTTTCTATCGGACGGCAGGATATGGATGTCAAGAAGCTGGCAGAGAACATAGAAACGGTTCTGAGCAGAGTGGAGCAATCTCTTGAAAAAGGGAAGCATAACATAAGGTCAATTTATGTTACAACGACCATGGGCAAATCCGTGAAGGTGGTATAAATGGAAGACATTCACCACGCAGAGCATGTTCCTCAATGGAAGAAACAGGAAGTTGAGGAGATCAAGGAACTTGTTAAGAAGTATCCCCTGTTCGGAGTAGTGGGCGTCGCCGGAATCCCCGCCAAGCAACTTCAAAAAATGAGAAGGAACCTCCAAGGTACCGCTGTTTTGAAGGTTGCAAGGAACACACTTATAAAAAGGGCATTTGACGAGTCTAGTGAAGACATCCAGAAGATGGAGGGTTACATTGACACACAGACAGCCCTGATATTCACCGAACAAAACCCGTTCAGACTATACAAAGTGCTTGAACAGAGCAAAAGTCCCTCACCTATAAAGGGAGGTACTATTGCACCGAAGGATATAATTGTTCAGGCAGGTCCGACAGGTTTCCCACCAGGCCCCATACTCGGAGAAATGCAGGCCGTAGGAATACCGGCAGCCATAGATGCCGGGAAAGTGGTTGTAAGGGAAACTAAGACGGTTGCAAAGGAAGGAGAGGTTGTCTCACAGAAACTGGCAGCCATGCTCACAAGGCTTGAGGTCTACCCCATGATAGTGGGCCTTGATCTGAGAGCAGTCCTTGAAGCAGGTTCGATCTTTACACCGGATGTCCTGGCAATCGATGAGACAAAGTTCTTGTCAGATGTCATGCTGGCAACCCGGCAGGCACTTAACTTATCAGTCAGTGCAGCATACCCGACAGCAGACAATATCCGCACTATCATCGCAAAGGCTACAACAGAATCACGCAACCTCGGTATCTACGCAGTTGTGCTCGAGCCGGACATCATGGATGCCCTGCTTGGAAAAGCATACTCACAGATGCTTGCAATTGCATCTGCAGCATCAGATGTTAATGAGGAAGCAATTGACGATGATCTAAAAGAGACCCTTGGAGCAAGGGCCACATCAGCAGCGGTCGCAACCGAAGCAACTGAGACAGTTGAAGAGAAGGAAGAAGAGGAAGAGAACAGCGAAGAAGAAGGAATGGCTGGCCTCGGAGCACTCTTTGGATGAACAAGACGGACATAATTACAACATTTACATTAACAAACAAAAGGTGATTTCACATGGAATACATATACGCAGCACTTTTATTGCACAAAGCAGGTAAAGAGATTTCAGAAGCAACAGTTACTGCCGTACTTCAGGCAGCAGGTGTAGAGGTCAACGATGCACGCGCAAAGGCACTCATCGCAGCTCTTGAAGGCGTAGACATCGAGGAAGCAATGGCAACTGCAGCAGTCGCAGCACCAGCAGCCGCAGCAGCACCAGCAGCAGCAGCAGCAGCAGCACCAGCAGCAGCAACCAAGAGCGAAGAAGAAGACAAGGAAGAAGCAGAAGAGAGCGGAATGGCCGGTCTCGGTGCACTTTTTGGGTAAACAAATATCAAAAATGCTCGCCTTGTGCGAGCAAATCTCTTTTTTTAAATAGCGTTTTTTGAATATCCGACACTTCACATTGTGTTTTGAAGTAAGTGTCCTTTGCCATAACAAATCTATTCCTCATAAATATAGGAACAATAATTGTTCCAGCCTTCATATTATGCCGAGCATAGAGAAGTAACATGTCAGCTTTTCATGATTGATCCATTTACCCCTTTAAGGCCGTTTAAAGAACATTATTCCAAAGAGTATGATAGCACTGGTGAATCCGATTATCCCAAGTGCAGGCAGATACCCGGTTCCGCAGACTGACAGGTAGGCTGAGGACACAAGGATAGCCAGCAGGAAGACATATTTAAAAATGGTATCTATTGTCCTGTATCTCTTGATTTCACTGCTCTTCTTCTCCAGCTTCTCGATCCTGTAGCCTCTTATAGTCTCGATGACATCGTTAACGCCCTGCGGGAGGTTCTTGATTATGTCAAGATATCTGTCTCCTTCCAGTTGCAGGTATTCAGCCGCCTCGAAGGGAGAATATCGCTTTATAAAAACCTGCATTATAACAGGCTTGGCATCTTCCAGCAAATTGAACTTCGGATCAAGTTCCAGACAATTAGCTTCGATGAGTATCAAAGCCCTCTCAAGGGTCGAGAACTCACTGGGAAGAGAAAGGTTATACTTAAGCCCCAAAGTAGCATAGTTGTCACTCTGCCTTTCGCCAACGGAGTAATTCTGTTTGGAGATAATATCATCAAGGTCTATCTTGAAACGACGGACATCAATGTCTTCTTTGTTTATCCCGGATATTTTCAGAAAAGCCTCAAAGACTATGTCTACTTTCTTTTTGTATATCCCATAAAAAAGGTTGAGCATATTGCGGCGCAACTCATCGTCAATAGCGCCTACTGCTCCAAAATCAATGTAGGCTATTCCATCTTTCTGGATGAGTATGTTAGAACTATGCGGGTCTGCATGATAGAAACCGTCAATATAGACCTGTTTAAGATAACTGGTACTGATGAGCTTTGCATACCATTTCTTCTTCTCTTCCGGGATCTGTGAAAGCTTCCTGATGGGTATGCCTTCCATGTAATCCATGATCAGGACATTCTCATTGGAGAAGTCATCATAGACTCCCGGTACATGTATCTCCTCTACGCCCTCAAAGTTGTTCCTGAAACGCTTAAGATTCCTTGCTTCGTTCCTCAGGTCCAGTTCCCTGTTAAAGACATCCTTGAACTCGAAAAGGAAGGCATCCATGTCAAAATTACTACCCAGGCCAAGCGCTCTAACTATGACGGGCTTCAAGTCGTCCAGTATGGCAAGGTCCTGATTGATAATATTGATAAGATTGGGCTTTGTTATTTTTACAGCAACTTTCTTGCCATCATATACAGCTTCATATACCTGTGCTATTGAAGCGCAGGCAATGGGAGCAGTATTGAACTCATCGAATATCGTAAGTATGTCAAAATCATCCTTTCCCGGAGTATCCGCATCCAATGGCTTACAACTAAGTCCGTTGAAGGCGACCTTCATGAACTCGAAATCAACCCTTTTTACATTGTCCTGAAGATGAGACAACTCCTCCACATATATGGCAGGGACAATGTCCGGCCTTTTACTCAGCATCTGTCCGAGCTTGACAAATGTGGGCCCAAGTTCCTCAAGTGCCATTCTCAGGTTTTCAGCATTCTTCCTGATCCTAATATCTGCAACGCATAGATTGCGTTTATTTGAAACATAATAATTGTTGACTTCGGTGTAGAGAATGCTGAAAAGGCCATACTTGTAGAATACCCTGGAAATAGTAATGTACCTGCGGAGTTTTTTGAACATTATTTTATTATTTGTCCTGTAACTAGATATATTTTCGTGCTACCTAATCCGCCTTTTTCTGACGATGATGGTTGTAGGATTGCATTAAATTAGATATTTCTTTATGAGTATGCTCATGAATATGCAGGTGAACATGTCCTTCCCTGCCCTCTATGGTTTTTGTCAGCACCTCAACAGCTTCATCAAAAGATAAGGGAAGATCATCCGAAGAATAACCAAAACAATTCAATACCTTGAACAGTTTGAAAACATCAGGTGCCTCCAGGTTGTTCGTCTTTAGAAGCTCCCAGTCAGAGAATATTTCCCTCGGAGACCCTTCGGCAACAATCCTGCGATTGAGTACATAGACCCGGTCGGCAAGCTCAGGAAGCGCATTGACATCATGCATTGCAATTATCGTAGTTATACCGTCACGCTTGTTCAGATCGTTAATAAGACTTATAAAATCTGCACGGCTTCTA
Encoded proteins:
- a CDS encoding putative circadian clock protein KaiC — translated: MEKLKNISSGIESLDELLGGFKSPSTLLIAGTAGVGKSIMSLQMLSQAARNGEKTLYIPITTEKAHKLKMYHSTLEFFDDSFHVHAINRQISEKDPLTTLIDIGNVIESVKPDRLVIDPITPLGFGFVEQERRRFFYTLDSMLQERDMLTLLVGELVWEELHRSVVSHLSDGIIYLSRSDTGSRADHYLEFIKMRGIDPGKRSEITSCKYLYDITSSGFTVYPHLKPEKDFMLDDSRVEAGIPGLDSMLGGGMIRYSSTLVAGRPGTGKKIFGLQYIYHGLERGELGLIVTFEDSPHQLLMDAKKMGWNLKQYEEKGLLRFICTNPANTYPAEHSLRIKSNIEDAKITRVFFDGINNLEMAIPDHLKLRGYLHSLTSYLKSKNITSLFTTDTESCEFPGDEKIDFAYLMDSVVVLHGSNANSRMYMYITKSRGTRHKNAVREYSITEEGIKLRTDTLIG
- a CDS encoding RNAse P, Rpr2/Rpp21 subunit, whose translation is MAKHRQKNKAVAKDIAYERISYLFEVAGREYAESPARSNRYVSLAKRIGMRYRVSLPQGLKRKLCKGCGSFLSPGGNCRVRLKSGRLTITCMNCGRVKRYPLTGDEAEAKAKTGRMGIPTKAEE
- a CDS encoding cell division protein FtsZ, which encodes MKSIVEEALARSEQEAHLRSPAKTPDHRDINAELEEMLRELQTNIKVIGCGGGGSNSTQRMADEGIKGAELIALNTDAQHLLHINADRKILIGRKKTRGLGAGSLPQIGEDAAIESVDDIASVVQGSDMVFITAGLGGGTGTGSAPVVAEAARDAGALTIAVVTLPFSVEGHVRRTNAEAGLERLRDVADTVIVVPNDKLLEVVPRLPLQAAFKVSDEVLMRAVKGITELITKPGLVNLDFADVRTVMQNGGVAMIGLGEAEGEAKAVESVQKALRSPLLDVDISGATSALVNVVGGPDMTIAEAESVVQEVYNRIDPEARLIWGAQVDNSLENTVRTMIVVTGVKSPQIYGHGGAKNVTRRYGIDFVK
- the secE gene encoding preprotein translocase subunit SecE — protein: MAEDSFDIKEFNSNLGQTLKSYIRVLKLTKKPSREEFLTIAKVAGLGILAIGFVGFIIYALLVELPRMV
- the nusG gene encoding transcription antitermination protein NusG — its product is MAGDSVIFVVKTTANQERSVANMITQVARKDHLDIRAIIAPDELKGYVLIEAPEPGVVEQAIQTVPHARTVVKGRSSIEEISHFLTPKPTVTGITEGAIIEITSGPFKGERARVKRVDEGHEEITVELFDAVVPIPITIRGDTVRVLRKEEENNS
- a CDS encoding 50S ribosomal protein L11P, with the protein product MANVVEALVPGGKANPGPPLGPALGPLGINVKAVIEKINEKTRDYNGMQVPIKVIVAADKSFEIEVGTPPTAALILKELGLEKGSGASGSVMVGDLKIPQAAKIARMKKDDVLAYTLKAAVKEVLGACVPMGVTAEGMHAKDCQKAIDEGKFDEVLAGESW
- a CDS encoding 50S ribosomal protein L1P; this encodes MAEQSTIEAINRLFQESPQRKFAESVDLAINLKNLDMSQPKNRVDEEIILPHGLGKDLKIAVFAKGEVGLQAKEAGVKYVFTDTDIAELGADKSRARTIANECDFFIAEVQYMAQIGKNLGAILGPRGKMPIPLPPGKNVGDVVSNAKNSIRIRSKDRLTFHVSIGRQDMDVKKLAENIETVLSRVEQSLEKGKHNIRSIYVTTTMGKSVKVV
- a CDS encoding acidic ribosomal protein P0 encodes the protein MEDIHHAEHVPQWKKQEVEEIKELVKKYPLFGVVGVAGIPAKQLQKMRRNLQGTAVLKVARNTLIKRAFDESSEDIQKMEGYIDTQTALIFTEQNPFRLYKVLEQSKSPSPIKGGTIAPKDIIVQAGPTGFPPGPILGEMQAVGIPAAIDAGKVVVRETKTVAKEGEVVSQKLAAMLTRLEVYPMIVGLDLRAVLEAGSIFTPDVLAIDETKFLSDVMLATRQALNLSVSAAYPTADNIRTIIAKATTESRNLGIYAVVLEPDIMDALLGKAYSQMLAIASAASDVNEEAIDDDLKETLGARATSAAVATEATETVEEKEEEEENSEEEGMAGLGALFG
- a CDS encoding 50S ribosomal protein L12P, producing MEYIYAALLLHKAGKEISEATVTAVLQAAGVEVNDARAKALIAALEGVDIEEAMATAAVAAPAAAAAPAAAAAAAPAAATKSEEEDKEEAEESGMAGLGALFG
- a CDS encoding unusual protein kinase, whose amino-acid sequence is MFKKLRRYITISRVFYKYGLFSILYTEVNNYYVSNKRNLCVADIRIRKNAENLRMALEELGPTFVKLGQMLSKRPDIVPAIYVEELSHLQDNVKRVDFEFMKVAFNGLSCKPLDADTPGKDDFDILTIFDEFNTAPIACASIAQVYEAVYDGKKVAVKITKPNLINIINQDLAILDDLKPVIVRALGLGSNFDMDAFLFEFKDVFNRELDLRNEARNLKRFRNNFEGVEEIHVPGVYDDFSNENVLIMDYMEGIPIRKLSQIPEEKKKWYAKLISTSYLKQVYIDGFYHADPHSSNILIQKDGIAYIDFGAVGAIDDELRRNMLNLFYGIYKKKVDIVFEAFLKISGINKEDIDVRRFKIDLDDIISKQNYSVGERQSDNYATLGLKYNLSLPSEFSTLERALILIEANCLELDPKFNLLEDAKPVIMQVFIKRYSPFEAAEYLQLEGDRYLDIIKNLPQGVNDVIETIRGYRIEKLEKKSSEIKRYRTIDTIFKYVFLLAILVSSAYLSVCGTGYLPALGIIGFTSAIILFGIMFFKRP